The genome window aacagtgaacttttcgttaaagttttttttttttttttttttttatcattcgTTGATTTCAATCAGTAACATCAAACTACTATGTTACCAACATAAAGTTAAACATACATCAACAAACcctaattgaaaaaaaaaacccaatcagAACCATGATTTAAAGGTCTCACTCTAATCTTCCCCGGAGGCTGATTCGTTCTTGGTGCTGTGCTTCCTGGCATACCTCCGGTTCCTCAGAAACTTGGGGTCATCCTTTTGGTGGAAGTGTGGCGGTGCCTCTTAGGCTTCTTGATGTATGTCAATCTTCTGGGGCCTTGCGGGACTGGTTGTCGACTTGGCCATCTCGGAAAGAGAATGATGGATTTAGCAGCCCTTTATGGGGCGTTTAGGTTGAgatttttttggggttttcaaaGCGGTCAAGATGGGGATCACGATGGGGTGGCCGTGCTGGTGAGCTGCGTTTGGGAGAGAGGGGCGCGGCAAGAGAGTGGAGAAATATGTTATATTCTGAGGGTTTGTTATTTTTCTATaaatgtctttatttatagtaaggAGGGAGGAGAAGAATTTTCATCCTTTAAGGAAATATAATCATAATAAGAAagtaaaactaatgaaaagggtttgaataTAATAAGAATAGAATAAGCAGTAAGCAAATCTATTTAGGATTCGCACAATCAATTTTAATATAATACTGAAACGCACATTTTTTCTTCTCGATGTATCCTTGTTTTTTATCATTGAATTAAACAAGATATATACAactatagaaaaagaaaaataaagtgtGCATATCATTTCACTAATTTATTTCCCGTTAAAAATTATTGATGATTGGTTTTCTTTTCATCCTCAAGTATGGTAAATTGTCGTAGTTATTTACATTTCCTTACCTTGTTCGTTAAACtacaacattttatttttattttatgtttttccttaaatgttaatttctttttagataAAATTACAATCCCTacaaattttctatattatttaaattaaagattTGATTAAAATGCTTTTACTAATAGCCACCTCAGCTTCTCTATTAAGTTAAAATACATGTCATTATTGTActttgtttaatttaagttaattttttaatttatcctTATTTAAGGAAGATGTTAgtaattaaactatattttctcttcttctagATACGTTTTTTCGATcactttttttttggttctacaaacatttaatattatcttctttttttccaaatggttttgtttttaatggtgttgatgcacaaaaccagataggtcttggaacaacacaaatccaaccgtgaatctgcaagaaagtaaagaacacaagatgtatcgtggttcaccccaatgtttgggctacgtccacattgatgttgattgtatttgtctgtaactgtatgtatggattacaagtgtgaggggagtcccccagagaaagagagagtttgagagagctttgctctgaatatgagagcctctgtttggggatgtgaggcttgaggattgtgagggtgaggagtcccttttatagactaaggggtCCTCCCATTTTACATAgatcatgggctcaatgtctAGAAACCcaagtaacgaggcccaatataatatggtactaacaaatgattttttttttccaaacagTTGGTAGTTTAACATAATAGTTCccgtgtaattttttttttcataagcgaatttgaaccacattattgtggCGCATCAATTGTGAGGCCTAGTCCACTCTCCTATAATATCACTTGATCAAAAAACAATATACTTTAAACtatattgaaagaaaaaaaaagatcttaAATCATAGATAATTATtgctaaattgtagcaatatTGTGAAGATAAATTGAATCtaatcaacttttttttttttacaattatctCTAAAGGACGAGAGTGTAATCAAAATGCTAGATTTTAGGGAATTTGTTTCAATATGATGTGCactttatttttaggaaaactaataaaaatgacttgaaaactttgagttttaacgataaggacaaaataaagggtaaagtgaatggtaccaggattgactttttagtgtaaaaatgtggtttttcgttaagaTGAACAATACCAGGAGCTTTTCTTTAAAGttccatatattttttgtttcagATTTTAGTGAAGATGGGTAGTGGTATGTTATGTAATTTTGGTAAGGGAAATGATTATACATATAGTTTTAtcaaaaacttaattaaattccTAAAAGGCATATAGTTTTATCAAaagatcttctttttttttcattataatTCTATACGTTAaactattattatatttttggcAAAATGTAATTACCACgaaagcaaaactaatttaagtTACATTGAAAAAACGAACAGATAAGGTTTTGTGGAATAAAGTGTTGGATTAGCGGGATCACTGGGATGTGCATTTCGAATAAATATTGGTAAATAGAGTCTGTCATAAACGagaataattattttaatttttttttttttttttgtcaaataatttttttttgttgaaaatagtttttttttttttttggttgaaaataattatcaaaaacTAAAGAGGAAAAAGGATCGAGATTAGGGCCCGCGGCTAAACGAGAAAACCGAACTTTGTTTCTGCCCTCACACATGGAGAGGACTCTCGCTGGatttttaatcaaataattgaatgaaatcaATTCTTGAttctatttttaataaaataagtaaACTAGCTCCTTACTTGATTTGATTTGCATTGCCAAATCTTTTCGCTGCTGAAAAATATTACAAAAGATTTTTATTGCTGTCCCAATCTCACGTCTCTGATTTGAGGTTTATTGGATGCCAATTTCCAACATGAATTTATCTGGAACCTATGGTGTACTATTATCGAACACCCACAAATATTATAGCATGAATGTGTTGGTAACATTTGGCGGCCATATTAAGTTACGACGAAAAGTTTCTCGACTAATCTTTGTAACCGAATTGCCAAAACTTTTCACATCCTCAAGTTTACATCGATCGAGCATCCAACATTTGGGGCTGAAGAGCAAATCATATATGAAATGAGAACTCAAAACAGCGCTACATGTGTACACAACTTGAGTTACGAACAAGCCATGATTAAATCATTGATATCATTTAACGCTAGCAGCAATATTTGTGTTGTAAGAACAtgatcaaaaaaagaaaagaaaaaaaaacttaatattaCAACACAATGATCATCCTCCATTCTTTTTCCTTGAAAATTGTTATTTATTTAGCGCAAACTATGCAACTCAGGTATACCTGATTTTGCTTCAACATGAATGAAACAACAATGTAATTGTAATAATGAGTAAAACTAATAACATAATACAATTTAGCTCGATATTTTCACATATACATTTTTTTACGTAAAAATTCATATAATTTGTCCTCCCGTCATTCTGATGCAAACAATTTCTCTCAGCCTTGTCATTATGGATCCGTGTTTGTTCTATCGGCCTCCTTTATTTTCTCCAGTTTTGATATTTCTCTCCCCATTATGCACTTCTTCTTCTTACTGCCCTTGTTATTTTTTGGTTGCCGCTTCTTTATTTCCGGTGTTGGATTGTCTATCGGTGTTGGCATGTCCTCTTCCCTTTCCATCGTTCGTGACTGTGACTGTGATTGTGACCAATCGGTGGTAATGGCCAGAGCCACACATACAAGTCCCAACTGGAACGCTAGCGTCATGTGGAGAAATCTTGCCAGCAGGGCGACAACGATTGCTGACACATGAGGAAGAATCGCGCGCCATTGAAGGAACCCTGAAAACAATATTTAATGGCGTTAACAATTTAATACACAAATTGAGCGAACACAACGTCAAGTATGAAAAAATCTCGAAATTcgtaaaactaaaaagaattgaaaaaatcATACAGAGCGCATGAAAAGGCACACATGGAAAAGATAAATTGGAGAAAACCGCCCTAAAACTCGACTTGCGTAAAactcaaaagaataaaaaaatcttACACATGGTCAGACAGTCCAAAAGCAAAGTTTGAGAGCAAATAAAAACAAGCGGTCAAGCGGCCGAAGCAGCCAGGCTCAATATTTATAAGGCACTATTCTTGCACACTTGGTATTTAGGGTTCAAAATAAGTAAGAAATATAGGGTTCAAAATAAGTAAGAAATACTGGTCCAAAATAAGGATAGTATTTAGGGTTCAAAATAAGTAAGAAATACTGGGTCCAAAATAAGGATAGTATTTAGGACAGAAGAGTAAAAAAACTAGGGTTTGCAATAAGGAAAAAATTAAGGCACAACAGTAAAATGTTAGGGTCCAAATCAAGGAAGAAATTATGGCAGAAGAGTAAAAAACTAGGGTCTGCAATTAAGGCACAATAAAATGTTAGGGTCCGAATCAAGGAAGAAATTATGGCTGAAGAGTAAAAAACTAGGGCATAAGAGTATTAACGAATCATGTAATTCCATCATCTATtccttttaatattttctcaatttataaaatatttttttagtatatcgatatttttacattagggGAAATAGAAATTCGTCAAAGCCACATAATGTATAagctaatttggtatcaaatttgcCATCTACAGTATTCGAACTTAGGATATCTCACTTCTAAGTAAAAAGGAATACCACAAAACCGTGATACTTAGTGACAATCAACTAAtgaaattacttaaattttaggtaATGTTACAAAATTTAAATGCATGTGAAATAAAAAGAGTTGTGTAcctaattttatatttcttaCACCTCTCGCACCTCGCACCTGCAAAATAACCCGTCCTCCCCTCGTACCGTAGTGGTTTTCtgaagggaaaaaaataaaataaaaagcagCAAATTAACCCGGCTTCCTCGGTCCTCTGCTTCTTCACCCTCCATCTCCGATACGAATCCCAATCCGCACAGAAGCCGTTTTGCCGCGCAAATGCGCGACATGGATTCTTCTCTTCATTCTGATCTCTCTCATCCTCATCAACTTATCGACCTCCGCATCGCCATCCGATCCTCGTCGGGCAGCTAAGAAGCGACGCCTCAGAGATAAAGTCCGTAAGGTGTAAGCAAACTCGAATTTCACCAGTTTCCGTTTTTCTTCGATGTTTGTAAATTTAGCTTAATGGGTATCCGTAATATTGATCAGAAATCTGGGGTTTTTAGCAAGAGTTTCTGGTTTTACtgatttgagtttgttttggcTGATTCTGTTAGTTTTTATTCATTATTTCTTGTAGGTTTTGCACTTTCGTTTGTATGATGTTCAAACTGGTTTCTTGGTAAAAGTTTCACCGACTCTCATGGTGAACTTGGAAATCTGAAAGTGGCTATGTATCTGTAGATAAATGAATTATGATTAATTGCAACTtgcaaaagtaaattaaaatgtTCCCTTACCCTATTTCAGCTTGAATACTTACCACAAGACTATAGTGGATCCGCTCTGACACTTATCGAATCGTTGTCCAGTTTTGACAGATtatgggctggtttggtattgatgtgctttgaaaaaaagctgatgtGAGAATGAGCGACTGTGATGTGAAAATAAGCaattgtgaaataaatcagcagagtgtttggtaaacgtttttgtaaaagtgcttttggaaaaaaaaaacagtctaatagtggatcttttcattaaagaagcactgtagcttcgagtgctttgaaaaaaagccattttttcaaagctacaaataacagcttcatctttttcctttgatttcagcttattctcacagcagcttccaaaataagtttttttttttcagtttaccaaacacctaaaaccctcacagctttttgtcatggatgctttttttttaagcacctcactcccaaactaggtctatgTCGCATATACGCTTCTGTTATTCTGTAATCTAAAGTACATATGCTTTAAGTTATTGcaaaaaaattcatataattTGTCCTCCCGTCATTCTGATGCAAACAATTTCTCTCAGCCTTGTCATTATGGGTAACAACACTGACTTTGAAAGTGCAATTCTTTGGCTTTCCTCAAGAATCTGAAATTCAATGTCAATGCGAGGGTACATCTCTTTGAGGTATCTGTTGACGAGCTTGTCGAAAAGCTTGTTTTGGTTAAGTTATTCTGATATTCAAAAGCAATATTTATTGTCGTTCATGTTCTCTTTTTCACTTGATTGCTATTTGTAGTGCAACATAAGAGTACTTGGAGGGTTTGTTTCCGCTCATTTACTTGCGACTGATTCTACAAACAGGCTGGGTCAAGGAGTTTACAAGAATCAGCTGCTTACCTTGGCTGAGGACTTAGGGAAACGCTTCCTACCTGCATT of Malus sylvestris chromosome 6, drMalSylv7.2, whole genome shotgun sequence contains these proteins:
- the LOC126626251 gene encoding uncharacterized protein LOC126626251; this encodes MWFLQWRAILPHVSAIVVALLARFLHMTLAFQLGLVCVALAITTDWSQSQSQSRTMEREEDMPTPIDNPTPEIKKRQPKNNKGSKKKKCIMGREISKLEKIKEADRTNTDP